A section of the Saccharopolyspora gregorii genome encodes:
- a CDS encoding transglycosylase domain-containing protein, with product MNDERDDPARGRHSRQPEGRNPGSPDDRATPPSSRQQGPRPQGPPPPGGTPPGGRPAGPPNPANQPPAGQRPGAQQRPPGPPPGAPQNPPPQNPGQQGPGQQGPGQQRAAGPPPGPGQGAGPWPGEGTRQQQPPGRPRQGGDQPNWPGDGQQPRGADQDAEAPSEKTGAWVPSFDDEDDAPTGKRAADSGGGRKLDLPTSFTQAPPPAADQRTQRQPGPGQQGAGQQGPGQQGPGQQGAAQQGGPATPDEQSTQQFRPPQRPGQQPTRQVPPPPPGGQSTRQVPQPGGRPAPGAVPPAERPTENIPQTPGDGKDQGRGRGGAVAGGVVGGVAGAAALGGAAAAAGGGAAGAGAAGAAGAGAAGAAGASGASGDSPREPQLLTHEATQSSYDYYSTNDAYSDDGRYDDDYDDGYDDRYGDRGHGDDGFGPDDELLDPDDEVSARKAKRKKIWRRIRRTCYVAAAAMLLLGIGTFAWGYTMWEVPNPEEIASRTEQTIVVNYADGQEMTRIVPEAGSKTMIRDLRAEVSKPMLDATVAAEDASFYTNPGFSIRGILVAVYNQIGGGAGGGSTLTQQYVKLALDQDEYSITRKVKEVVVAYKVTNQQSKDDILKAYLNTAYYGRGAYGIHTAAEAYFGKLPKDLDPSEAAVLAGMVQRPTANDPRVDPEQGQWRWEYVAGQMLKNGFISQDVRASMALPETREREAWKSKSEGNSSQLHIRKQVLAELEREGYSEQALTLGGYTITTTIDPNAQRMAEDAVRKVTQGQPQNLRTSLVAVDPKTGGVRAYYGGGDQVYFDYAASPQPPGSSFKPFVVMAGLEKDYGIGEYYDGSDHQEILGTTFGNAPGSVCDDPKHCGVREAMNKSVNTVFVNMAAKFRTPAVRDAAIQAGIPAEYNGEPTLQNEDGGVDAGIALGAYPVRAIDMAASYATFANEGKQVHPQFVSKIQNAVKTEEFAPEPSKPAFSDSASESKNLAANLIQSMIGVAEHSKLPLDGNRPVAAKTGTHQYFDTEKNQNAWMIGATPQLSTAVGMLADEDGKPVPVEQANGKIIYGSGLPGDIWQEFMNEYHKNLPVEQFPKASPIGQFEQKLPPQPTTTSEEPPPPPTSEPPPPTSEETTTSESETSESESEGSDPSDECGLFGCPPGHGDDDDDGPGGHAVGPTRGRDGE from the coding sequence GTGAACGACGAGCGTGACGACCCAGCTCGTGGCCGCCACTCCCGGCAGCCCGAAGGTCGCAATCCCGGTTCCCCCGACGACCGGGCCACGCCCCCCTCGTCCCGGCAGCAGGGTCCGCGTCCGCAGGGCCCCCCGCCTCCGGGCGGCACCCCGCCGGGTGGTCGGCCTGCCGGACCGCCGAACCCCGCGAACCAGCCGCCCGCCGGGCAGCGTCCCGGTGCGCAGCAGCGCCCGCCGGGTCCGCCGCCGGGCGCCCCGCAGAACCCGCCGCCGCAGAACCCGGGCCAGCAGGGTCCCGGCCAGCAAGGTCCGGGCCAGCAGCGCGCCGCCGGGCCGCCGCCCGGACCGGGTCAGGGCGCGGGACCGTGGCCTGGGGAGGGGACGCGCCAGCAGCAGCCGCCGGGTCGTCCGCGGCAGGGCGGCGACCAGCCGAACTGGCCGGGCGACGGCCAGCAGCCGCGCGGCGCGGACCAGGACGCCGAGGCGCCCTCCGAGAAGACCGGTGCGTGGGTGCCGTCGTTCGACGACGAGGACGACGCCCCGACCGGGAAGCGCGCCGCCGACTCCGGCGGCGGTCGCAAGCTCGACCTGCCGACCTCGTTCACCCAGGCACCGCCGCCCGCGGCGGACCAGCGCACCCAGCGCCAGCCCGGCCCCGGCCAGCAGGGAGCGGGCCAGCAGGGACCGGGCCAGCAGGGACCGGGCCAGCAGGGAGCCGCGCAGCAGGGCGGCCCCGCGACTCCGGACGAGCAGAGCACCCAGCAGTTCAGGCCGCCGCAGCGTCCCGGCCAGCAGCCCACCCGCCAGGTGCCTCCGCCGCCGCCCGGTGGCCAGAGCACCCGGCAGGTCCCCCAGCCCGGTGGCAGGCCCGCGCCTGGCGCGGTGCCGCCCGCTGAGCGGCCGACCGAGAACATCCCGCAGACCCCCGGGGACGGCAAGGACCAGGGTCGCGGTCGCGGTGGTGCCGTGGCCGGTGGCGTCGTCGGCGGCGTGGCCGGTGCGGCCGCGCTCGGCGGTGCGGCCGCCGCGGCGGGCGGTGGCGCGGCGGGTGCCGGAGCCGCAGGAGCGGCAGGTGCCGGAGCCGCGGGTGCGGCGGGTGCCAGTGGCGCGAGCGGTGACTCGCCGCGCGAACCGCAGCTGCTCACCCACGAGGCCACGCAGAGCTCGTACGACTACTACTCGACGAACGACGCGTACTCCGACGACGGTCGCTACGACGACGACTACGACGACGGGTACGACGACCGGTACGGGGATCGCGGACATGGCGACGACGGGTTCGGCCCCGACGACGAGCTGCTCGACCCGGACGACGAGGTGAGCGCCCGCAAGGCCAAGCGGAAGAAGATCTGGCGGCGCATCCGCCGCACCTGCTACGTGGCGGCCGCGGCGATGCTGCTGCTGGGCATCGGGACGTTCGCGTGGGGCTACACCATGTGGGAGGTCCCGAACCCCGAGGAGATCGCCAGCCGCACCGAGCAGACGATCGTCGTCAACTACGCCGACGGCCAGGAGATGACCCGCATCGTCCCCGAGGCGGGTTCCAAGACGATGATCCGGGACCTGCGGGCCGAGGTCTCGAAGCCGATGCTCGACGCCACGGTCGCCGCGGAGGACGCGTCCTTCTACACCAACCCGGGCTTCTCCATCCGCGGCATCCTGGTCGCGGTGTACAACCAGATCGGCGGTGGCGCCGGTGGCGGTTCCACGCTGACCCAGCAGTACGTGAAGCTGGCGCTGGACCAGGACGAGTACTCGATCACCCGGAAGGTCAAGGAAGTCGTGGTCGCCTACAAGGTGACCAACCAGCAGTCGAAGGACGACATCCTCAAGGCCTACCTGAACACCGCGTACTACGGCCGCGGCGCCTACGGCATCCACACCGCGGCGGAGGCCTACTTCGGCAAGCTGCCGAAGGACCTGGACCCGAGCGAGGCCGCGGTCCTGGCCGGCATGGTGCAGCGCCCCACCGCCAACGACCCCCGGGTCGACCCGGAGCAGGGGCAGTGGCGCTGGGAGTACGTGGCCGGCCAGATGCTGAAGAACGGCTTCATCAGCCAGGACGTCCGCGCGAGCATGGCGCTGCCCGAGACCCGGGAGCGAGAGGCGTGGAAGAGCAAGTCGGAGGGCAACTCCTCCCAGCTGCACATCCGCAAGCAGGTGCTGGCCGAGCTGGAGCGCGAGGGCTACAGCGAGCAGGCGCTGACCCTCGGCGGCTACACGATCACCACGACGATCGACCCGAACGCGCAGCGGATGGCCGAGGACGCGGTCCGGAAGGTGACGCAGGGCCAGCCGCAGAACCTGCGCACCTCGCTGGTCGCGGTCGATCCGAAGACCGGTGGGGTCCGGGCCTACTACGGCGGCGGTGACCAGGTGTACTTCGACTACGCCGCCTCGCCGCAGCCGCCGGGTTCGTCGTTCAAGCCGTTCGTGGTGATGGCCGGTCTGGAGAAGGACTACGGCATCGGCGAGTACTACGACGGCAGCGACCACCAGGAGATCCTGGGCACCACGTTCGGCAACGCGCCGGGCTCGGTGTGCGACGACCCGAAGCACTGCGGTGTCCGCGAGGCCATGAACAAGTCGGTGAACACCGTGTTCGTGAACATGGCCGCGAAGTTCCGCACCCCGGCGGTGCGGGATGCCGCGATCCAGGCGGGCATCCCCGCGGAGTACAACGGCGAGCCGACCCTCCAGAACGAGGACGGCGGCGTCGACGCCGGTATCGCGCTGGGCGCCTACCCGGTGCGGGCGATCGACATGGCGGCCTCGTACGCGACCTTCGCGAACGAGGGCAAGCAGGTCCACCCGCAGTTCGTGTCGAAGATCCAGAACGCGGTGAAGACCGAGGAGTTCGCGCCGGAGCCGTCCAAGCCGGCGTTCTCCGACAGCGCGTCGGAGAGCAAGAACCTCGCGGCGAACCTCATCCAGTCGATGATCGGGGTTGCCGAGCACTCGAAGCTGCCGCTGGACGGCAACCGGCCGGTGGCGGCGAAGACCGGTACCCACCAGTACTTCGACACCGAGAAGAACCAGAACGCCTGGATGATCGGTGCCACGCCGCAGCTGTCCACCGCGGTCGGCATGCTCGCCGACGAGGACGGCAAGCCGGTGCCGGTGGAGCAGGCCAACGGGAAGATCATCTACGGCAGCGGCCTGCCCGGTGACATCTGGCAGGAATTCATGAACGAGTACCACAAGAACCTGCCGGTGGAGCAGTTCCCGAAGGCCAGCCCGATCGGCCAGTTCGAGCAGAAGCTCCCGCCGCAGCCGACGACGACGAGCGAGGAACCGCCGCCGCCGCCGACCTCGGAGCCGCCGCCTCCCACGTCGGAGGAGACGACCACCAGCGAGAGCGAGACGTCGGAGAGCGAGTCCGAGGGCTCCGACCCGTCCGACGAATGCGGTCTGTTCGGCTGCCCGCCGGGGCACGGTGACGACGACGATGACGGGCCCGGCGGCCACGCCGTCGGTCCGACCCGCGGACGCGACGGCGAATGA
- a CDS encoding DUF5318 domain-containing protein, whose amino-acid sequence MRTQRQVVDYALQRRSLLAQVHSGRVGVMEVCDANPYLLRAAKYHGEPSEVTCPVCRKEPLTLVSWIFGEELKHASGSARGPDELERLAALFAEFTVHVVEVCRTCSWNHLVQSYVLGTGDLNNRRPRRKTAAE is encoded by the coding sequence GTGCGGACCCAACGGCAAGTGGTGGATTACGCGTTGCAGCGCAGGTCGCTGCTCGCGCAGGTCCACTCTGGCCGAGTCGGGGTGATGGAGGTCTGCGACGCGAACCCGTACCTGTTGCGGGCGGCGAAGTACCACGGCGAGCCCAGCGAAGTGACCTGCCCGGTGTGCCGGAAGGAGCCGCTCACGCTGGTCTCGTGGATCTTCGGCGAGGAACTCAAGCACGCATCGGGATCGGCTCGCGGTCCCGATGAGCTGGAACGGTTGGCGGCCTTGTTCGCGGAATTCACCGTGCACGTCGTCGAAGTCTGTCGGACGTGCAGTTGGAACCACCTGGTGCAGTCGTACGTCCTCGGGACCGGTGACTTGAACAACCGCCGCCCCCGGCGCAAGACTGCGGCCGAGTGA
- a CDS encoding inositol-3-phosphate synthase, which produces MSTDRREGAVRVAIAGVGNCAASLVQGVQYYADADPDTRVPGLMHVQFGEYHVRDVQFVAAFDVDAKKVGRDLSEAIVASENNTIKIADVPPLGVSVQRGRTLDGLGRFYRETIEESDEAPVDVAQALRDAEVDVLVSYLPVGSDDAGKFYAQAALDAGVAFVNALPVFIASDPEWAAKFTEAGVPIVGDDIKSQVGATITHRVLTKLFEDRGVHVDRTMQLNVGGNMDFLNMKELERLESKKKSKTQSVTSQVQRDLGKRNVHIGPSDYVPWLDDRKWAYIRLEGRAFGDVPLNLEYKLEVWDSPNSAGIIIDALRAAKIAKDRGIGGPILSASSYFMKSPPEQYSDSEAYQAVEDFISGDVER; this is translated from the coding sequence ATGAGCACAGACCGCCGCGAGGGCGCGGTTCGAGTGGCGATCGCCGGCGTGGGCAACTGCGCGGCATCGCTGGTGCAGGGCGTCCAGTACTACGCCGACGCCGACCCGGACACCCGGGTCCCCGGCCTGATGCACGTCCAGTTCGGCGAGTACCACGTGCGCGACGTGCAGTTCGTGGCCGCGTTCGACGTGGATGCCAAGAAGGTCGGCAGGGATCTCTCCGAGGCCATCGTGGCCAGCGAGAACAACACCATCAAGATCGCCGACGTCCCGCCGCTGGGCGTTTCCGTGCAGCGGGGCCGCACCCTCGACGGGCTCGGCCGCTTCTACCGCGAGACGATCGAGGAGTCCGACGAGGCGCCGGTCGACGTGGCGCAGGCGCTGCGCGACGCCGAGGTCGACGTGCTGGTCTCCTACCTGCCGGTGGGTTCCGACGACGCGGGCAAGTTCTACGCGCAGGCCGCGCTCGACGCCGGGGTGGCGTTCGTGAACGCGCTGCCCGTGTTCATCGCCTCCGACCCGGAGTGGGCCGCGAAGTTCACCGAGGCCGGCGTGCCGATCGTCGGCGACGACATCAAGTCGCAGGTCGGCGCCACCATCACGCACCGCGTGCTGACGAAGCTGTTCGAGGACCGCGGCGTGCACGTGGACCGCACGATGCAGCTCAACGTCGGCGGCAACATGGACTTCCTGAACATGAAGGAGCTCGAGCGGCTCGAGTCGAAGAAGAAGTCCAAGACCCAGTCGGTGACCTCGCAGGTCCAGCGCGACCTGGGCAAGCGCAACGTGCACATCGGTCCCTCGGACTACGTGCCGTGGCTGGACGACCGCAAGTGGGCCTACATCCGGCTGGAGGGGCGCGCGTTCGGCGACGTGCCGCTGAACCTGGAGTACAAGCTGGAGGTGTGGGACTCGCCGAACTCGGCGGGGATCATCATCGACGCGCTGCGCGCCGCCAAGATCGCGAAGGACCGCGGCATCGGCGGACCGATCCTGTCCGCGTCCTCGTACTTCATGAAGTCGCCGCCGGAGCAGTACTCGGACTCGGAGGCCTACCAGGCCGTCGAGGACTTCATCTCGGGCGACGTCGAACGCTGA
- a CDS encoding GGDEF domain-containing protein has protein sequence MSVLDVTAPSQLPPIWDELITGLTVGVLLTDERGQVLATNDVAADLMQLTKSDLLTGARPSGWKVRDDTGAAMPDWSELAGQVLRAGSPLSTPMVVERGGHPTRLWADYHAVRAQGKRRVLILLQAVQTDVGHSRGLLDPLTGLPGRALLLDRLEQSLVRARTRGMLTTLVLLDVHRLAAFNTEHGFARGDELLGTLAGRLRQGMSDEHTVARYGGDEFALVADHPNGNGEAIAQQARRMASWPMRIGPTRVRPNLRVSWVTTNGNATAHAVLSRAEQQLQH, from the coding sequence ATGAGTGTCCTCGACGTGACCGCGCCATCCCAGCTGCCGCCGATCTGGGACGAACTGATCACCGGACTGACCGTGGGCGTGCTGCTCACGGACGAGCGCGGCCAGGTGCTCGCCACCAACGACGTCGCCGCGGACCTCATGCAGCTGACGAAGTCCGATCTGCTCACCGGTGCGCGACCCAGCGGCTGGAAGGTGCGCGACGACACCGGTGCCGCGATGCCGGACTGGTCCGAGCTCGCCGGGCAGGTGCTGCGCGCCGGCTCGCCGCTGTCCACCCCGATGGTCGTCGAGCGCGGTGGCCACCCCACCCGGCTGTGGGCGGACTACCACGCGGTGCGCGCGCAGGGGAAGCGCCGGGTGCTGATCCTGCTGCAGGCCGTGCAGACCGACGTCGGGCACAGCCGCGGCCTGCTCGACCCGCTCACCGGGCTCCCCGGCCGGGCGCTGCTGCTGGACCGCCTGGAGCAGTCCCTGGTGCGCGCCCGCACCCGCGGCATGCTCACCACGCTGGTCCTGCTCGACGTGCACCGGCTGGCCGCGTTCAACACCGAGCACGGCTTCGCCCGGGGCGACGAGCTGCTCGGCACCCTCGCGGGCCGGCTGCGGCAGGGCATGTCCGACGAGCACACCGTCGCCCGGTACGGCGGCGACGAGTTCGCGCTGGTCGCCGACCACCCCAACGGCAACGGCGAGGCCATCGCCCAGCAGGCCCGCCGGATGGCCAGCTGGCCGATGCGGATCGGCCCCACCCGGGTCCGGCCGAACCTGCGGGTCTCCTGGGTGACCACCAACGGCAACGCCACCGCGCACGCGGTGCTCTCCCGCGCCGAGCAGCAGCTCCAGCACTGA
- a CDS encoding glycosyltransferase 87 family protein translates to MSGPDDATRRPFGEVMRDLARENRRLLIAIGVAELLAVLLVSTISPHDHIDGEVYRLGARAWLQGKDMYGPLPATESGLKLPFIYPPFAAILFAPLGLVSKMAAVSIIMLVSHLALLVTLYLVLSASTFLRGQRDRVVLWTGVVLPLATLSEPVLETLTYAQINLVLMALVAVDCLWRTGPGQKVPYPRGLLIGIAAGIKLTPAAFLLFFLLRKDFKPIAMAALGFAGTALIGLVLAFEGTKKYWTQEVMATGNVSFGPTFTGNASVYAGNQSLRSALTKLGVGNVTMVLVVVTLLVLALAVAGMLHALRQRDLPMAVTLNGLLSLLISPISWSHHWVWAIPAVVLLAGAAVRRSDWGLLMIAGLAASLCTLGPMWKVPQGKGRELHWNPLEHLVGNAYVYLGLALLAYYAYGLWRSQRLGRRTAEPDEPQISSTPA, encoded by the coding sequence GTGAGCGGACCGGATGACGCGACGCGACGACCCTTCGGCGAGGTGATGCGCGACCTCGCCAGGGAGAACCGCAGGCTGCTGATCGCCATCGGCGTCGCCGAACTGCTCGCCGTGCTGCTGGTCTCCACGATCAGCCCGCACGACCACATCGACGGCGAGGTCTACCGGCTCGGCGCCCGCGCCTGGCTCCAGGGCAAGGACATGTACGGCCCGCTGCCCGCGACCGAGTCCGGGCTGAAGCTGCCGTTCATCTACCCGCCGTTCGCGGCGATCCTGTTCGCGCCGCTCGGGCTGGTCTCCAAGATGGCGGCCGTGTCGATCATCATGCTGGTGTCGCACCTGGCACTGCTGGTGACGCTGTACCTGGTGCTCAGCGCCTCCACCTTCCTGCGCGGGCAGCGGGACCGGGTCGTGCTGTGGACCGGCGTGGTGCTGCCGCTGGCGACGCTGTCCGAACCGGTGCTGGAGACGCTGACCTACGCGCAGATCAACCTGGTGCTGATGGCGCTGGTCGCGGTGGACTGCCTGTGGCGCACCGGGCCGGGGCAGAAGGTGCCGTACCCGCGCGGGCTGCTGATCGGCATCGCCGCCGGGATCAAGCTCACCCCGGCCGCGTTCCTGCTGTTCTTCCTGCTGCGCAAGGACTTCAAGCCGATCGCGATGGCGGCGCTCGGCTTCGCCGGGACCGCCCTCATCGGACTCGTGCTCGCCTTCGAAGGCACGAAGAAGTACTGGACGCAGGAGGTGATGGCCACCGGCAACGTGTCCTTCGGCCCCACCTTCACCGGCAACGCCTCGGTGTACGCGGGCAACCAGTCGCTGCGCTCGGCGCTGACGAAGCTCGGCGTCGGGAACGTGACGATGGTGCTCGTCGTGGTGACGCTGCTGGTGCTGGCGCTGGCCGTCGCGGGCATGCTGCACGCGCTGCGGCAGCGGGACCTGCCGATGGCGGTGACGCTCAACGGGCTGCTGTCGCTGCTGATCTCGCCGATCTCCTGGTCGCACCACTGGGTGTGGGCGATCCCGGCGGTGGTGCTGCTGGCGGGAGCCGCGGTGCGCCGCTCCGACTGGGGGCTGCTGATGATCGCCGGGCTGGCGGCGTCGCTGTGCACGCTCGGGCCGATGTGGAAGGTGCCGCAGGGCAAGGGCCGGGAACTGCACTGGAACCCGCTGGAGCACCTCGTCGGCAACGCGTACGTGTACCTGGGGCTGGCGCTGCTGGCCTACTACGCCTACGGCTTGTGGCGCTCCCAACGGCTCGGGAGGCGGACCGCGGAACCCGACGAACCGCAGATCTCCTCCACCCCCGCCTGA
- a CDS encoding AI-2E family transporter: MSNAKIAPPDDAAAHVPRVLRVTAAVCWRLLVVLGMLYVLSLALGRLYVVVIPVAIALLLAALLAPAVSWLARRKVPRAIATAVVLVGGLALVGGVLTFVINAFINGFPELQREILRSLGQIRGWLLQGPLHLREEQIDEYLGQAARWLQENQAALTSGALSTASTFGNFLTGLVLALFTLIFFLHDGRRVWLFLIGLVPSHVRGRVDVAGIRGFASLVGYVRATALVAVADAVGIGIGLTLIGVPLALPLSALVFLGGFVPIVGAVASGSVAVLVALVTSGWVNALLVVLVVLLVQQVEGHILQPLLLGRAVQVHALAVVLAISAGVVLGGIVGALLAVPVVAVLNSAIRSLTAGEDESTPVEATDPHEAEPPAPDSAADGAERDDAGESGAERRSDGGSGKSSAGGPADSVGPDSDSR; the protein is encoded by the coding sequence GTGAGCAACGCGAAGATCGCACCACCGGATGATGCCGCCGCCCACGTGCCGCGGGTACTGCGAGTCACGGCGGCCGTGTGCTGGCGCCTGCTGGTCGTGCTCGGCATGTTGTACGTGCTGAGCCTGGCGCTGGGCAGGCTCTACGTCGTGGTCATCCCGGTGGCCATCGCACTGCTGCTGGCGGCGCTGCTCGCCCCGGCGGTGTCCTGGCTGGCGCGGCGGAAGGTGCCGCGGGCGATCGCGACGGCGGTGGTGCTCGTCGGCGGGCTGGCGCTGGTCGGCGGCGTGCTGACCTTCGTGATCAACGCGTTCATCAACGGCTTCCCCGAGCTGCAGCGGGAGATCCTGCGCAGCCTCGGGCAGATCCGGGGCTGGTTGCTGCAGGGGCCGCTGCACCTGCGCGAGGAGCAGATCGACGAGTACCTGGGGCAGGCCGCCCGCTGGTTGCAGGAGAACCAGGCGGCGCTGACCAGCGGTGCGCTGTCCACGGCGTCCACGTTCGGCAACTTCCTCACCGGCCTGGTGCTGGCGCTGTTCACGCTGATCTTCTTCTTGCACGACGGCCGCCGGGTGTGGCTGTTCCTGATCGGCCTGGTGCCCTCGCACGTGCGGGGCCGGGTGGACGTGGCCGGGATCCGCGGGTTCGCCTCGCTGGTCGGGTACGTGCGGGCGACGGCGCTGGTGGCGGTCGCCGACGCGGTCGGCATCGGCATCGGGTTGACGCTCATCGGGGTGCCGCTGGCGCTGCCGCTGTCGGCGCTGGTGTTCCTCGGCGGGTTCGTGCCGATCGTCGGCGCGGTGGCCTCCGGTTCGGTGGCGGTGCTGGTGGCGCTGGTGACCAGCGGCTGGGTGAACGCGCTGCTGGTGGTGCTGGTCGTGCTGCTGGTCCAGCAGGTGGAGGGCCACATCCTGCAGCCGCTGCTGCTGGGCCGCGCGGTGCAGGTGCACGCGCTGGCCGTGGTGCTGGCGATCAGCGCGGGTGTGGTGCTCGGCGGGATCGTCGGCGCGCTGCTGGCGGTTCCGGTGGTGGCGGTGCTGAATTCGGCGATCCGCTCGCTGACGGCAGGCGAGGACGAGTCGACGCCGGTGGAGGCCACGGATCCGCACGAGGCCGAACCACCGGCTCCGGATTCCGCGGCCGACGGCGCGGAGCGGGACGACGCCGGTGAATCCGGTGCGGAACGCCGTTCCGACGGCGGGTCCGGGAAATCCTCGGCCGGTGGTCCCGCGGACTCGGTTGGTCCCGATTCCGATTCCCGCTGA